From Bacteroidota bacterium, the proteins below share one genomic window:
- a CDS encoding cupin domain-containing protein: MENSQIPNIADFKNNELKVETREFAKSKVFRFDQEVEYNNAAVVSKHALKKETGNVSLFSFDKGEGLSTHSAPFDALVQVIDGQAEVIIDGNPYSLNSGDSIIMPADIPHSLKAVERFKMVLTMIKNKKQ, translated from the coding sequence ATGGAAAATAGTCAAATACCAAATATAGCAGATTTCAAGAACAATGAACTGAAAGTAGAAACAAGAGAATTCGCAAAATCAAAGGTTTTTCGTTTTGATCAGGAAGTGGAATACAATAATGCTGCAGTTGTCAGTAAACACGCATTAAAAAAGGAAACCGGAAATGTAAGCCTGTTTTCTTTTGACAAAGGAGAAGGCTTAAGTACGCATTCAGCTCCATTTGATGCCTTGGTTCAGGTTATAGATGGACAGGCAGAAGTTATTATTGATGGAAATCCCTATAGCTTGAATTCAGGTGATTCCATTATCATGCCTGCTGATATTCCTCACAGTTTAAAAGCTGTTGAACGATTTAAAATGGTTCTCACAATGATTAAAAACAAGAAGCAATAG
- a CDS encoding hemerythrin: MKAIDILVKEHESILKMIEIAQTMLKSSEDKAKINIDHVERIIDFIKNFADKYHHLKEEDVLFMEMGNHGMPKEGGPIGVMLLEHDEGRAFVKLAVEGIDKYKQGDLSSFDQIERSLLSYCELLTHHIHKENQILYPMAEQMLPDQLKNEMAETFEKTNSTTVNNEYFDKYLKLVDELSAIYL; this comes from the coding sequence ATGAAAGCAATTGACATATTAGTGAAAGAACACGAAAGCATTTTGAAAATGATTGAGATTGCACAAACAATGCTCAAGAGTTCAGAGGATAAAGCCAAAATCAATATCGACCATGTCGAGAGAATTATTGATTTCATAAAAAACTTTGCTGACAAATACCATCATCTGAAAGAAGAAGACGTATTATTTATGGAAATGGGAAATCATGGGATGCCAAAAGAAGGTGGTCCCATTGGAGTAATGCTTTTGGAACATGATGAAGGCAGGGCTTTTGTAAAACTAGCTGTTGAAGGAATTGATAAATATAAACAAGGAGATCTCTCGTCTTTTGATCAAATAGAAAGAAGTTTATTGAGTTATTGTGAATTATTAACACATCACATCCACAAGGAAAACCAGATTTTGTACCCCATGGCTGAACAAATGTTACCAGATCAACTTAAAAATGAGATGGCAGAAACATTTGAAAAAACGAATTCAACAACCGTTAATAATGAGTATTTCGATAAATACTTAAAGCTGGTTGATGAACTCAGTGCAATTTATTTATAG
- a CDS encoding DUF438 domain-containing protein: MSELINNSKEKKKLLKHMILQLHEGEAPDLVRNRLTDILREVPYDMVVEVEQELISEGLPVDEVLKLCDIHTDVLDGHIDQTGAKEIPAGHPIDIFKNENIELRKRIDELNQQYLMLISCNTSEAIKAYFLKLKVFFNDLYDVEKHYLRKENLLFPYLEKNGITGPPKVMWGKHDETRELLKAAAEALTAEGEITTEEAQTVVDLILIPASKAIDDMIMKEEEILFPMAMDLLTDSDWYEIQLQTLEIGYCLYDPEIEWKPEGIEEVEIEISADSIQLPSGSFMLRELIAVLNKLPVDMTFVDKNDKVKFFSQGDHRIFHRSRAILNRDVRMCHPPSSMHVVDQILNDFKSGKEDKASFWIQMGAKFILIEYYALKDDKDAYFGTLEVSQDLSYARSLEGEQRLLSYDK; encoded by the coding sequence ATGAGCGAATTAATAAATAACTCCAAAGAAAAAAAGAAACTGCTGAAACATATGATCCTGCAGCTTCATGAAGGAGAGGCTCCGGATTTAGTTCGGAACCGATTAACAGATATTTTGAGGGAAGTTCCCTACGATATGGTGGTGGAAGTTGAACAGGAATTAATTTCTGAAGGTTTGCCAGTGGATGAAGTCCTTAAATTATGTGATATACATACGGATGTTTTGGACGGTCATATTGATCAAACTGGGGCAAAGGAAATTCCTGCTGGGCATCCGATTGATATTTTTAAAAATGAAAATATTGAACTGAGAAAAAGGATTGATGAACTGAATCAACAGTATTTAATGCTAATCAGTTGCAATACATCGGAAGCGATTAAAGCATATTTCTTAAAACTTAAAGTTTTCTTTAATGATTTATATGATGTTGAGAAGCATTATTTGCGGAAGGAAAATTTGTTATTCCCCTATCTTGAAAAAAATGGGATAACAGGACCTCCAAAAGTTATGTGGGGCAAGCATGATGAAACAAGGGAGCTTTTAAAAGCAGCCGCTGAAGCTTTAACAGCTGAAGGTGAGATTACAACAGAAGAGGCGCAAACGGTGGTTGATTTGATTTTGATTCCAGCATCAAAAGCTATAGACGACATGATCATGAAGGAAGAAGAAATTCTTTTTCCCATGGCAATGGACTTATTGACAGATTCGGATTGGTATGAAATTCAACTGCAAACGCTAGAAATTGGCTATTGTTTATATGATCCTGAAATCGAGTGGAAACCTGAAGGAATTGAAGAAGTGGAAATTGAAATATCCGCAGATTCCATTCAATTGCCTAGCGGTAGTTTTATGCTCAGGGAATTGATAGCTGTATTGAACAAACTTCCTGTTGACATGACTTTTGTTGATAAAAACGATAAAGTAAAATTCTTTTCACAAGGTGATCATAGGATATTTCATAGAAGCCGTGCAATATTGAATAGAGATGTCAGGATGTGTCATCCACCTTCCAGTATGCATGTGGTTGATCAAATCTTAAACGACTTTAAGTCTGGGAAAGAAGACAAAGCATCCTTTTGGATTCAGATGGGAGCTAAATTTATATTGATTGAATACTATGCGCTGAAAGATGATAAAGATGCTTATTTTGGAACATTGGAAGTGTCTCAAGACCTCTCCTATGCCAGGAGTTTGGAAGGAGAACAAAGGCTATTGTCGTATGATAAATGA
- a CDS encoding DUF1858 domain-containing protein, translated as MQPLIITPKTKIYDLLEAYPQLEAVLIDLIPTFKKLQNPILRKTIARVTTLQQAAKVGEMPIEEIINKFREEVGQDAIGDFDNLDADSNEKPDWFNADDVMKTFDATEIINQGGHPMDIVLRETRDFEIGEVYELVTPFLPAPLIDAMKNQHFDVWIVKINDEEFRSFFCRV; from the coding sequence ATGCAACCATTAATAATTACCCCAAAAACCAAAATATATGATCTTTTAGAAGCCTATCCGCAATTGGAAGCTGTTCTGATAGATTTGATCCCAACATTTAAGAAACTGCAAAATCCGATATTACGGAAAACAATTGCACGGGTAACTACTTTGCAACAAGCTGCCAAAGTTGGTGAAATGCCAATAGAAGAAATCATCAATAAATTCAGGGAAGAAGTAGGGCAAGATGCTATTGGTGATTTTGATAACCTGGATGCTGATTCAAATGAAAAACCCGATTGGTTTAATGCTGATGATGTGATGAAAACATTTGATGCAACCGAAATTATAAATCAAGGTGGACATCCTATGGATATTGTGCTAAGGGAAACAAGGGATTTTGAAATAGGGGAAGTTTATGAGTTGGTCACACCTTTTTTACCCGCACCTTTAATAGATGCGATGAAGAACCAGCATTTTGATGTCTGGATTGTGAAAATAAATGACGAAGAATTCAGGTCGTTTTTCTGTAGAGTCTGA